Proteins from a genomic interval of Salvelinus alpinus chromosome 7, SLU_Salpinus.1, whole genome shotgun sequence:
- the pdgfrl gene encoding platelet-derived growth factor receptor-like protein, with amino-acid sequence MKPCWVLLTLAILWLELQNGACQQVNRRKEVGENRIRPGGKRAKVRYPKLKEKEAGGRGQSIMTQVLDKGRFLRLGESVSLSPGNNIELRCKGSNIGWSYPIYLDTFNDSRLSIKKSDKYSQFILTSPSAADTGMYSCWVTLCDGSECLKDPDRTSRTYIYFPDKDDLFVPSTIHFEIVYLRPDRTAVIPCRVSSPLAKVSLHREVPPEEMEVDGTLVSYDPTKGFILQKPSPEHQGVFYCKAVTKAIPQISTKYQLLYVEVPSGPPYVTIEASLSSARGGDNINITCTVLGEPEMDVTFTWTYPGQNLRPVSVRDSWRLVNRGMGHTTRISQSVMAVDDLETIDFGRYICRAKNKRGETAVVTSVHSN; translated from the exons ATGAAGCCCTGCTGGGTCCTTTTAACTCTGGCCATACTCTGGCTGGAGCTCCAAAATG GTGCCTGCCAGCAGGTCAATCGTAGGAAGGAGGTGGGAGAGAACCGCATCAGGCCTGGAGGCAAGCGGGCCAAGGTTCGCTACCCCAAATTGAAGGAGAAGGAGGCAGGAGGAAGAGGGCAGTCCATCATGACCCAGGTCCTGGATAAGGGCCGTTTCCTGAGGCTGGGAGAGAGCGTGAGCCTCAGCCCTGGTAACAACATAGAGCTGCGTTGTAAAGGCAGTAACATCGGCTGGTCCTACCCTATCTACCTGGACACCTTCAATGACTCCCGACTCAG CATCAAGAAGAGTGACAAGTACAGCCAGTTTATCCTGACGTCTCCCTCTGCTGCCGACACAGGGATGTACAGCTGCTGGGTCACACTGTGTGACGGATCGGAGTGTCTCAAAGACCCCGACCGCACCTCCAGGACTTATATCTACTTCCCAG ACAAGGATGATCTCTTCGTCCCCTCCACCATCCACTTTGAGATTGTCTACCTGCGTCCGGATAGGACTGCTGTTATCCCATGTCGTGTGTCCAGTCCGCTGGCCAAGGTGTCCCTGCACAGAGAGGTCCCCCCAGAGGAGATGGAAGTGGACGGGACACTGGTCTCCTACGACCCAACCAAGGGCTTCATCCTCCAGAAGCCCAGTCCAGAGCACCAGGGAGTGTTTTACTGCAAGGCTGTGACCAAGGCCATCCCACAGATCTCCACAAAGTACCAGCTGCTTTACGTGGAGG TTCCCAGTGGCCCACCATACGTTACCATTGAAGCGTCCCTTTCCTCTGCGAGGGGAGgagacaacatcaacatcacctGTACTGTCCTGGGAGAGCCAGAGATGGACGTCACCTTCACATGGACCTATCCTGGCCAG AACCTCCGTCCTGTTAGTGTGCGTGATTCGTGGAGGCTGGTCAACAGAGGAATGGGACACACCACCCGCATCTCCCAGAGCGTCATGGCCGTTGATGACCTGGAGACCATCGACTTTGGAAGATACATATGCAGAGCCAAGAACAAGCGCGGGGAGACTGCTGTGGTCACCAGCGTCCACTCTAACTAG
- the mtus1a gene encoding microtubule-associated tumor suppressor 1 homolog A isoform X6, giving the protein MGCSGSRACLSPPCSGDRHDEVIKQRRDLSQELMTLKGELVNSARSCELLEREKDEVCGALEGVLQTMQEQHHTELAQLEERLRVFYQAEWDNIHLTYQEEADRCKALMEQQMTELRASHEAVTLELGASHSEQIQAVKQQYEESLKEFRQAHERELQTLDKKLKEAGATLSGQIQELTEENTTLNHRIKAEEDQRRELAERSQKDSHTLYLEQELESLKVVLDIKNKQLHQQDHKLMQMDKLTEKSVKLDECLKKVQQENEDLKARMDRHAALSRQLSTEQAVLQDSLHKESKVNKRLSMENEELIWKLHNGDPSSPHKMSPTSPSHHSLGLQSPRSSAVFTSPIKSPRSSAVFSSPPVSPR; this is encoded by the exons ATGGGCTGCTCGGGGAGCAGAGCGTGCCTTAGCCCTCCCTGCTCTGGAGACCGG CATGATGAGGTCATTAAGCAGCGCAGGGACCTGTCCCAGGAACTGATGACCTTGAAGGGAGAGCTCG TGAACTCGGCCCGCTCGTGTGAGTTGTTGGAGCGGGAGAAGGATGAGGTGTGTGGGGCATTGGAGGGCGTGCTACAGACAATGCAGGAGCAGCACCACACAGAGCTGGCCCAGCTGGAGGAGAGGCTCAGGGTGTTCTACCAGGCCGAGTGGGACAATATCCACCTGACCTACCAGGAGGAGGCAGACCGGTGCAAGGCCCTCATGGAACAGCAG ATGACGGAGTTGAGAGCCAGCCACGAGGCTGTGACGTTAGAGCTGGGGGCCAGCCACTCTGAACAGATCCAAGCGGTTAAACAGCAGTATGAAGAATCTCTAAAAG AGTTCCGTCAAGCTCATGAGCGGGAGCTGCAGACATTGGACAAAAAACTGAAGGAGGCTGGAGCCACTTTATCT GGCCAGATTCAGGAGCTCACCGAGGAGAACACAACCCTGAACCACAGGATAAAGGCAGAGGAGGACCAGAGAAGGGAGCTGGCTGAGAGAAGTCAG AAGGACTCCCACACCCTGTATCTGGAACAGGAACTGGAGAGCCTCAAAGTAGTGCTGGATATCAAGAACAAACAGCTGCACCAACAGGACCACAAACTGATGCAGATGGACAAACTG ACGGAGAAAAGCGTTAAGCTGGACGAATGCCTTAAAAAAGTCCAGCAGGAGAATGAGGATCTGAAAGCCCGCATGGACAGACATGCTGCTCTGTCGAG ACAACTGTCCACAGAGCAGGCGGTGCTGCAGGACTCTCTCCACAAGGAATCAAAGGTGAACAAGCGTCTGTCTATGGAGAATGAGGAGCTCATCTGGAAGTTGCACAACGGGGACCCGAGCAGCCCCCACAAGAtgtcccccacctccccctcccaccaTTCCCTCGGCCTCCAATCACCTCGCAGCTCTGCAGTCTTCACCAGCCCCATCAAATCACCTCGCAGCTCTGCCGTCTTCTCCAGCCCTCCCGTCTCACCCAGATAG